The following proteins come from a genomic window of Fontisubflavum oceani:
- a CDS encoding carbohydrate ABC transporter permease → MARAVSTRRKIITTTVAWAIGLLIFFPIYWTILTSFKTEAQAIANPPLFFNFDWTLENYSVVQERSDYMRFLWNSVIIAGGSTLLGILIAVPAAWSMAFVPSRRTKDILLWMLSTKMLPAVGVLYPISLIFVQFNLLDTRIGLILVLMLINLPIIVWMLYTYFKEIPVDILEAARMDGAGLREEILFVLTPMAIPGIASTILLNVILAWNEAFWTLNLTAAGAAPLTAFIASYSSPEGLFYAKLSAASTMAIAPILILGWFSQKQLVRGLTFGAVK, encoded by the coding sequence ATGGCACGCGCAGTTTCCACACGTCGCAAGATCATCACCACCACCGTCGCTTGGGCGATCGGGCTGCTGATCTTCTTTCCGATCTATTGGACGATCCTGACCAGCTTCAAAACCGAAGCGCAAGCCATCGCCAACCCGCCGCTGTTTTTCAACTTCGATTGGACGCTGGAAAACTACAGCGTCGTGCAGGAGCGCTCGGACTATATGCGCTTCCTGTGGAACTCGGTGATCATCGCGGGCGGCTCGACGCTTCTGGGCATCCTGATCGCGGTGCCCGCCGCCTGGTCCATGGCTTTTGTCCCGTCACGCCGGACCAAGGACATCCTGCTCTGGATGCTGTCCACCAAAATGCTGCCCGCTGTTGGCGTGCTCTACCCGATTTCGCTTATCTTCGTGCAGTTCAACCTGCTGGACACCCGTATCGGCCTGATCCTGGTGCTGATGCTGATCAACCTGCCGATCATCGTCTGGATGCTTTACACCTACTTCAAGGAAATCCCGGTCGATATCCTCGAAGCGGCGCGCATGGACGGCGCGGGGCTGCGCGAGGAAATCCTCTTCGTGCTGACGCCCATGGCAATCCCGGGCATCGCCTCCACCATCCTGTTGAATGTCATTCTCGCGTGGAACGAGGCGTTCTGGACGCTAAACCTGACGGCGGCTGGCGCGGCGCCCCTCACCGCGTTCATCGCCAGCTATTCCAGCCCCGAGGGCCTGTTTTACGCCAAGCTCAGCGCGGCCTCGACCATGGCCATCGCGCCGATCCTGATCCTCGGCTGGTTCAGCCAGAAACAACTTGTCCGCGGCCTGACCTTCGGCGCGGTGAAATAA
- a CDS encoding ABC transporter ATP-binding protein — translation MGRITLDKVRKSFGEVEVIPPLDLTIEDGEFVVFVGPSGCGKSTLLRLIAGLEDVSGGEIRIDGQDATEVPPAKRGLAMVFQSYALYPHMSVRKNIAFPLRMAKLDTAEQKRRVEAAADVLNLTDYLDRRPGQLSGGQRQRVAIGRAIVREPAAFLFDEPLSNLDAALRVGMRLEISELHERLKTTMIYVTHDQVEAMTMADKIVVLRAGNIEQVGSPLELYRTPRNLFVAGFIGSPKMNLIGGAIATAQNATTIGIRPEHVRVSSEAGDWPGKVGVSEHLGSDTFFHVTCDGIDEPVTVRVGGEVDLHYGDQIFLSPDLDHLHRFGADGLRIP, via the coding sequence ATGGGACGCATCACACTCGACAAGGTTCGCAAATCCTTCGGGGAGGTGGAGGTCATTCCGCCGCTCGATCTGACCATAGAAGACGGGGAGTTTGTGGTCTTTGTCGGCCCATCGGGCTGCGGCAAGTCCACGCTTCTGCGCCTGATCGCGGGGCTTGAGGATGTCAGCGGCGGGGAAATCCGCATCGACGGGCAGGACGCGACCGAAGTGCCGCCCGCCAAGCGCGGCCTCGCCATGGTGTTCCAAAGCTACGCGCTTTACCCGCATATGTCCGTGCGGAAGAATATCGCCTTCCCGCTGCGCATGGCCAAACTGGATACTGCTGAGCAGAAACGCCGAGTTGAGGCGGCGGCGGATGTGTTGAACCTCACCGATTATCTTGATCGGCGGCCAGGGCAGCTTTCAGGCGGGCAGCGACAGCGGGTCGCCATAGGGCGCGCCATTGTGCGCGAACCGGCGGCGTTTCTGTTTGACGAGCCGCTCTCGAACCTCGACGCGGCGCTTCGCGTCGGTATGCGGCTGGAAATCTCAGAGCTGCATGAACGGCTGAAGACCACGATGATTTATGTCACCCACGATCAGGTCGAGGCCATGACTATGGCCGACAAGATCGTGGTGCTGCGTGCTGGCAATATCGAGCAGGTCGGATCGCCGCTGGAGCTTTACCGCACCCCACGCAACCTCTTCGTCGCCGGGTTCATCGGCTCGCCCAAGATGAACTTGATCGGTGGTGCCATCGCCACCGCACAGAATGCCACGACCATCGGTATCCGGCCCGAACATGTGCGTGTGTCGTCGGAGGCGGGCGATTGGCCGGGCAAGGTGGGTGTCTCGGAACATCTGGGTTCCGACACATTTTTCCATGTCACCTGTGACGGGATTGATGAGCCGGTGACGGTGCGCGTCGGCGGCGAGGTTGATCTGCATTACGGAGATCAAATCTTCCTCAGCCCAGACCTTGACCATCTGCACCGGTTTGGCGCCGACGGGCTCAGGATTCCATGA
- a CDS encoding HlyD family type I secretion periplasmic adaptor subunit, giving the protein MDRIDLDTLADDREARVHIRESLLLIVVLVAMLAAVAWAVVAKVEDVTRVPGLVVPVGNLQQITADNDGVISEIFVSEGDIVEAGAALIELEIVTQSSQFDREQRRVLALQARIARLTAETGDEPLSFAPELEANAIQFVESERTLYVTRMQEHEAEIAALMQRLDQNNRDRVAVLRDLIVARRALERLEEQLAIMTPLVEVGGEPETSLIDLQRQQDEQISRRSRAEAALGQLDAGAAEINEIVRAIETGFRANAFQDLTAATEELNSLRRSLTTGESLTARTTLRAVDRGVVNTLHHQTIGATVRAGENLVEIGPFDDHLQVEAYIAPRYIGLIKLNQPVRVQLTAYDVTRYGALDGRITRISPHAVRRDEREPPEMFVAVIQTDVAILDAGGEQVRILPGMIAEIDIRAGERSVIDYLLEPIMGLFP; this is encoded by the coding sequence ATGGACCGCATTGATCTAGATACGCTCGCTGATGATCGCGAAGCGCGGGTGCATATTCGGGAATCTCTGCTGCTCATCGTTGTTCTGGTCGCAATGCTTGCTGCTGTTGCATGGGCAGTTGTGGCTAAAGTCGAGGATGTCACGCGTGTGCCGGGCCTTGTGGTTCCGGTCGGTAATCTTCAGCAGATCACCGCGGATAATGACGGGGTGATCAGCGAAATCTTCGTGTCAGAAGGCGACATCGTTGAGGCGGGTGCCGCATTGATCGAACTCGAAATTGTCACGCAAAGCAGTCAATTTGACCGCGAACAGCGACGCGTCCTCGCTCTGCAGGCGCGTATTGCCCGGTTGACAGCTGAGACTGGGGACGAACCGCTATCTTTCGCCCCGGAGCTTGAGGCCAACGCGATCCAGTTTGTGGAGAGCGAGCGCACGCTCTATGTCACCCGTATGCAAGAGCACGAGGCCGAAATCGCCGCGCTCATGCAACGGCTTGATCAGAATAATCGCGACCGCGTCGCGGTGCTGCGCGACCTGATAGTGGCACGCCGTGCCTTAGAGCGCCTTGAAGAGCAGCTTGCGATTATGACGCCTCTCGTCGAGGTAGGGGGCGAACCAGAGACCTCCCTAATTGACCTTCAGCGGCAGCAAGACGAGCAAATCAGCCGTCGGTCGAGAGCCGAGGCCGCTTTGGGCCAGCTTGATGCCGGCGCTGCGGAGATCAACGAGATCGTCCGCGCAATTGAGACCGGTTTTCGGGCGAATGCTTTTCAAGATCTCACGGCGGCAACTGAGGAACTAAACAGCTTACGCCGGTCACTGACTACGGGCGAAAGCCTTACCGCCCGCACCACCCTACGCGCCGTCGATCGGGGAGTGGTGAACACGCTACACCACCAGACGATTGGTGCCACTGTGCGCGCGGGCGAGAATCTTGTCGAGATCGGGCCTTTTGATGATCATCTTCAGGTGGAGGCCTACATTGCGCCCCGATATATCGGACTGATTAAGCTGAACCAACCGGTCCGGGTCCAACTTACAGCCTATGACGTTACGCGATACGGTGCGCTTGATGGCAGGATTACGCGGATCAGTCCGCATGCCGTTAGACGGGATGAGCGCGAGCCGCCCGAAATGTTTGTTGCCGTCATCCAGACTGATGTTGCGATTTTGGACGCTGGCGGAGAGCAGGTTCGTATTCTTCCGGGGATGATCGCCGAGATTGACATTCGTGCGGGCGAGCGCTCGGTGATCGACTATCTGTTGGAGCCGATCATGGGGTTGTTCCCCTAG
- a CDS encoding helix-turn-helix domain-containing protein, protein MSATWGFQSLSANELNVLYVVRLLSDEVNNLDAEAADIRDHTITASMSQPTLNRTIRSLIEKGYLEPAPNYKTKRYRLGPKGAEIDLGLMTGAVRCQ, encoded by the coding sequence TTGAGCGCGACCTGGGGCTTCCAGTCTTTGTCAGCAAATGAACTCAACGTGCTCTATGTCGTTCGACTGTTGAGCGATGAGGTTAACAACCTCGATGCCGAAGCGGCAGACATCCGCGACCACACGATTACCGCCAGCATGAGTCAACCAACCCTAAACCGCACGATCCGCTCCTTGATCGAGAAGGGCTATCTGGAACCCGCGCCGAACTATAAGACCAAACGCTATAGACTGGGGCCGAAAGGCGCAGAGATCGATCTGGGGCTGATGACGGGTGCGGTTCGTTGCCAGTAG
- a CDS encoding RHS repeat-associated core domain-containing protein, producing MNPAPLFGYNGFNGVIADIDADGVTEMVASPRSFGANGYGMHHRPIFDWRGVDFIAGNPHYFSFGYLFGSTRQELERIQSLAAGDVNGDGTADLVVSYGTPGQDLTIRVALSDGTGFVTPEIWGDSTSIPELNQGRRINRLQPWKYPSHVAMRDVNGDGRADLILTDVPQGSIIRSYTDDKDRRYLVGPPNLRDLFMMSYVYLSTGDGFVPAGPEQTSELLGVHGWGDINGDGIEDAIARNSPGVILYGTGDVPHLLTSIRDGFGGVTGIEYVPSTAVGNNDNDVPGVTQLVAAIERQDGRGNTRRTSYSYVGSRYDYAHRRPLGYRTITAHLPAIAGEAEGPQVVTTYLNDHLGERGRMASQTILHDGQTQRQVINAWDVRAPDLRPFRAQQTSERTRVRYGADLVETTRLFEHTRYGQVSLEVTLGFTVNGVDQDPDDNQLIRTGRAFNLSDYIVDQPGWRIAQSGSTFDAEDRARWLWREFYTHEGNADPFTAPSNSNVVRVERWTGDVSSCCARRLEEERSYDAHGNVLSQTDARGHTTTYTYDTARHLFRLSETNALGHVATTTWDTACQAPVRVTDVNGQVTDYTYDSHCRETRVDHPNGNWETTAYLNWGDPEQAFIQTQAPSGSSAPGAGISEHRQYVDGFGQTYRSRTTTMLEGELDFIFIDRAFDARGNLAWESIPPSSPPPPSLELLLFPPSSLNPRPPPIAASQRTSFVYDPLNRLTNTTAADGTLSATVFGAQSIGGIMHPLVTSHDAHCFDGDSSTICGEIRLTLDSRGNTIARAMTDADQTDIDASGTERTTSYTYDLRNQLIGVTDPIGATWAYTYDVFGNRTVSDDPALGRWTMVYDANGNLTRQTDAEGQVIAITYDALNRVTRRDVTTSGGTTTTTSTYDEAAAGEHNIGQLTTLSNPDHTIRYGYDAVGQQIRAEHSFLGRSYTLETEYRPSGAVLRQHLPTTPGSTATAPAGDYSYDVAGRLNGFGTYIEAIAYNAWGNPTLIDYGNTLEDLRLYDTQRGWLTDIVILDTLDTAFLRDHSDYTRSATGRISRVDSQTPAGDMNYSYDYAGRLLTATNYAGQPAQNRVFTYDAAGSLRSNSQIGSYSYGPATGPHPHAPIAVAGQSFTYDANGNMTTSLPLTTGLAGRMMSYDGENRPLSVTHGGATTTYTYGADGTRLLRTDPSGNITATFGPVEIRNFGSPAEQVLTYPHPDIRITNGTEVTYLHRDHLNSVVAMTDATGARAEARVYAPFGEIAWRDGGTSPDETFGYIGERYDSDAGLQYLNARYYDPRLAMFIQPDWFEVTEPGVGTNRYAYSANDPINHMDPEGNKFAMPEEFLEDEDEDAEEATAIKGDDLGYSINDPTLQCAEDECEEIAQEIENPQSLICGGRSGCVNPGGLTPIATGRGSPARPASPRNETALSTGTVTPQMATRTATTRVGATRNEFPSNPGQSRHIFRDRPGHLTDTPANRNLLRDTVNNPANRVGRDRFGNDVYIATRPDGSQVWGQTRNGTIQNGGLNSTPWTYVDGIGLRRP from the coding sequence GTGAATCCCGCGCCCCTGTTTGGCTATAATGGTTTCAATGGTGTTATCGCTGATATTGACGCCGATGGGGTCACCGAGATGGTCGCTTCTCCTCGAAGTTTTGGCGCCAATGGCTATGGCATGCACCATCGACCGATTTTTGACTGGCGTGGTGTGGATTTTATCGCCGGCAATCCACATTACTTTTCCTTTGGCTATCTGTTTGGCTCGACGCGGCAGGAACTTGAGCGGATCCAAAGCCTCGCGGCCGGGGATGTCAATGGCGATGGCACGGCGGATCTTGTGGTGTCTTATGGAACACCTGGGCAAGATCTGACGATCCGTGTGGCCTTGTCCGATGGCACGGGGTTTGTGACGCCAGAGATCTGGGGAGATTCGACCTCAATCCCGGAACTCAATCAAGGCCGGCGGATCAATAGGCTACAGCCGTGGAAATACCCCTCACATGTCGCGATGCGGGATGTGAATGGCGATGGGCGCGCCGATCTGATCCTGACCGATGTGCCGCAAGGGTCGATAATCCGATCCTATACAGATGACAAAGATCGGAGGTATTTAGTTGGCCCTCCGAACCTTCGTGATTTGTTCATGATGAGCTATGTGTACCTGTCGACGGGGGATGGTTTTGTGCCGGCGGGTCCTGAGCAGACGTCTGAGCTGCTTGGGGTCCATGGTTGGGGCGATATCAATGGCGACGGGATTGAGGATGCGATTGCGCGCAACAGCCCCGGCGTGATCCTCTATGGCACGGGCGATGTTCCGCATCTTCTGACGTCTATTCGGGATGGTTTTGGGGGTGTTACGGGGATTGAGTATGTGCCTTCGACGGCTGTTGGGAACAATGACAACGATGTTCCGGGTGTGACGCAGCTTGTGGCGGCGATTGAGCGGCAGGATGGCCGGGGGAACACCCGGCGGACGAGTTATTCTTATGTCGGCTCGCGCTATGATTACGCGCATCGTCGGCCCTTGGGGTACCGCACAATCACCGCTCATCTGCCGGCGATTGCGGGCGAGGCCGAAGGCCCGCAGGTGGTGACGACCTATCTCAACGACCATTTGGGGGAGCGCGGGCGGATGGCCTCGCAAACCATCCTGCATGATGGGCAGACCCAACGCCAGGTGATCAACGCTTGGGATGTGCGCGCGCCCGATCTTCGCCCGTTCCGGGCGCAGCAGACGTCTGAGCGCACCCGGGTGCGCTATGGCGCGGACCTGGTCGAGACGACCCGGCTCTTTGAGCACACAAGATACGGGCAAGTGTCGTTGGAGGTCACCCTTGGGTTCACGGTGAACGGGGTCGATCAGGATCCAGATGACAACCAATTGATCAGAACCGGTCGAGCCTTCAATCTGTCGGATTACATTGTTGACCAACCCGGATGGCGCATCGCCCAAAGCGGTTCGACCTTCGATGCTGAGGACCGGGCGCGCTGGCTCTGGCGTGAGTTTTACACTCATGAAGGCAACGCCGATCCCTTCACGGCACCGTCGAACAGCAATGTGGTGCGGGTCGAGCGTTGGACGGGGGATGTATCCAGTTGCTGTGCGCGCCGTTTGGAGGAAGAGCGGAGCTATGACGCGCATGGCAATGTGCTGAGCCAAACGGATGCGCGAGGTCACACGACCACTTACACCTATGACACGGCTCGGCACCTGTTCCGCCTGAGCGAGACCAACGCGCTTGGCCATGTCGCGACGACCACCTGGGACACGGCTTGCCAGGCCCCGGTGCGGGTCACCGATGTCAATGGTCAGGTCACAGACTATACCTATGACAGCCATTGCCGTGAGACCCGGGTCGATCATCCCAATGGCAATTGGGAGACAACCGCATATCTCAACTGGGGCGATCCAGAGCAGGCCTTTATCCAAACGCAGGCCCCCTCAGGCAGCAGCGCGCCTGGTGCCGGCATCTCTGAACACCGGCAATATGTCGATGGCTTCGGCCAGACCTATCGCAGCAGAACAACGACCATGCTGGAAGGAGAACTTGATTTTATCTTCATCGACCGGGCTTTTGATGCGCGCGGCAATCTGGCCTGGGAGAGCATCCCGCCTTCTTCGCCTCCGCCTCCTTCGCTGGAGCTGCTGCTTTTTCCGCCTTCTTCGCTGAACCCGCGGCCTCCGCCAATTGCCGCCTCTCAGCGCACCAGCTTTGTCTATGATCCCCTCAATCGCCTGACCAACACGACAGCTGCCGATGGCACACTCTCCGCAACAGTGTTTGGTGCTCAGAGCATTGGCGGCATCATGCACCCGCTTGTTACCAGCCATGACGCGCATTGTTTTGATGGTGACAGCAGCACGATCTGCGGCGAGATTCGGCTGACCCTGGACAGCCGTGGCAACACGATTGCCCGCGCCATGACGGATGCGGATCAGACCGATATCGATGCGTCAGGTACAGAGCGCACGACCAGCTATACCTATGATCTCAGGAATCAGCTGATCGGGGTGACCGATCCGATCGGCGCCACTTGGGCCTATACTTATGACGTGTTTGGCAACCGCACTGTCTCGGATGATCCGGCGCTTGGCCGCTGGACGATGGTTTACGATGCCAATGGCAATCTGACCCGGCAAACCGATGCCGAAGGCCAAGTCATCGCCATCACGTATGACGCCTTGAACCGGGTAACCCGCCGCGATGTGACCACATCGGGCGGCACCACCACGACCACATCGACCTATGATGAGGCGGCGGCAGGCGAGCACAATATCGGCCAGTTGACCACGCTCTCAAACCCCGACCACACGATCCGCTATGGCTATGACGCGGTCGGACAACAAATCCGGGCGGAGCATAGCTTCCTCGGGCGGAGCTATACGCTCGAGACGGAGTATCGACCCTCAGGCGCGGTCTTGCGTCAGCATCTGCCCACCACCCCGGGCAGTACGGCCACCGCGCCGGCCGGCGATTACAGCTATGACGTGGCGGGCCGGCTCAATGGGTTTGGCACCTATATCGAAGCCATTGCCTATAACGCTTGGGGCAACCCCACGCTCATCGACTATGGCAACACTCTCGAGGATTTGCGGCTTTATGACACGCAGCGCGGCTGGCTGACAGATATCGTGATTTTGGACACCTTGGACACCGCATTCTTGCGAGATCACTCCGACTACACGCGGAGCGCGACAGGGCGGATATCGCGTGTTGATAGTCAAACGCCTGCGGGCGACATGAACTACAGCTATGACTATGCTGGCCGGCTGCTAACCGCGACCAATTATGCCGGACAGCCCGCGCAGAACCGCGTCTTCACCTATGACGCGGCGGGCAGTCTGCGCTCAAACTCGCAAATCGGCAGCTATAGCTACGGCCCCGCCACCGGCCCGCACCCTCACGCGCCGATTGCCGTCGCAGGCCAAAGCTTCACCTATGACGCCAATGGCAACATGACGACCAGCCTGCCGCTGACCACCGGTCTGGCGGGGCGCATGATGAGCTATGACGGCGAGAACCGCCCGCTCTCGGTCACCCATGGAGGTGCGACGACCACCTATACCTACGGTGCCGACGGCACGAGGCTTCTGCGCACCGATCCGTCCGGCAACATCACCGCCACCTTCGGCCCGGTCGAGATCCGCAACTTCGGCAGCCCGGCGGAGCAGGTCCTGACCTATCCGCATCCCGATATCCGGATCACCAATGGCACCGAGGTCACCTATCTGCACCGCGATCACCTGAACTCGGTTGTTGCGATGACCGATGCCACCGGCGCCCGCGCCGAGGCCCGGGTCTATGCCCCCTTCGGCGAGATCGCCTGGCGAGACGGCGGCACAAGCCCCGACGAAACCTTTGGCTATATCGGGGAGCGCTACGACAGCGACGCCGGACTGCAATATCTCAACGCCCGCTACTACGACCCCCGCCTGGCCATGTTCATACAACCCGATTGGTTCGAAGTCACAGAACCAGGCGTCGGCACAAACAGATACGCATACTCCGCAAACGATCCTATCAATCATATGGATCCCGAGGGGAATAAGTTCGCCATGCCAGAGGAGTTCCTCGAAGATGAGGACGAAGACGCTGAAGAGGCAACGGCGATCAAGGGTGACGACCTCGGATACTCCATCAATGATCCAACGCTGCAATGCGCAGAGGATGAGTGTGAAGAGATTGCTCAGGAGATCGAAAATCCGCAGTCCTTGATCTGCGGCGGCCGGTCTGGATGTGTAAACCCTGGTGGGTTGACACCTATCGCGACTGGCAGAGGCAGCCCCGCCAGACCAGCCAGTCCTCGCAACGAAACTGCTTTGTCTACTGGGACGGTTACGCCGCAAATGGCAACCAGAACAGCAACAACAAGAGTAGGTGCAACACGCAATGAGTTCCCGTCAAACCCAGGCCAGTCAAGACATATTTTTCGTGATCGTCCTGGGCATCTAACCGATACACCAGCCAACAGAAACTTACTCAGAGACACCGTCAACAACCCCGCTAACAGGGTCGGGCGAGATAGGTTTGGCAATGATGTTTACATAGCGACTAGGCCAGACGGGTCTCAAGTCTGGGGGCAGACGCGCAATGGAACTATTCAGAATGGAGGTTTAAACAGTACTCCATGGACATATGTTGATGGTATCGGCTTGAGGAGACCATAG